Proteins encoded together in one Maricaulis maris window:
- a CDS encoding AAA family ATPase — MISQVFASVYKDESEDTTIGEFRRKTIGDIRASMKRLFGDLTLNDFGDPLEDGTFFFDKGTSKRFPYQNLSGGEKAAFDLILDIIVKRKAFNETVYCIDEPEAHMNPRLQAKLLEELFKLVPDRSQLWLATHSIGMMRRARDLYKENSDQVVFLDFGKCDFDSSVTLEPEVPDRRFWDEVLNVALDDFASLVAPETVVLCEGEMSRTDAGFDASCYEAIFCSKYPSIKFLGVGNCHEVEGDRQSFLYGLSVLLAGSRIIRLIDRDDHSKEDVAEKKRE; from the coding sequence ATGATTTCACAGGTCTTTGCATCCGTTTACAAGGATGAAAGCGAAGACACAACTATTGGTGAATTTAGACGGAAGACTATTGGCGACATTCGAGCGTCAATGAAGCGCCTGTTTGGCGACCTAACTCTGAATGACTTTGGAGACCCGCTCGAAGACGGCACCTTCTTTTTTGATAAAGGAACTAGCAAAAGATTTCCATATCAGAACCTCTCCGGTGGCGAGAAAGCCGCATTCGACTTGATCCTCGACATTATCGTGAAACGCAAAGCATTTAACGAGACGGTTTATTGCATTGACGAGCCCGAGGCGCACATGAACCCGAGGTTACAAGCGAAGCTGCTAGAAGAGTTGTTCAAGCTTGTACCAGATCGCAGCCAACTATGGCTCGCCACCCACTCCATTGGGATGATGCGGCGAGCACGTGACTTATATAAAGAAAACTCAGATCAGGTTGTCTTTCTGGATTTTGGCAAATGCGATTTTGACTCCAGCGTAACGCTCGAACCCGAAGTGCCAGACAGAAGATTTTGGGACGAGGTTCTAAATGTTGCGCTCGACGATTTCGCTTCACTCGTGGCGCCAGAAACAGTCGTATTGTGCGAAGGCGAGATGTCCCGAACCGACGCGGGATTTGATGCTTCATGCTACGAAGCAATATTTTGTTCCAAGTATCCGTCGATCAAATTTCTTGGCGTGGGGAACTGTCACGAAGTAGAGGGCGATCGACAAAGCTTCCTATACGGCTTGAGCGTACTACTTGCAGGATCAAGAATAATCCGGCTCATTGATCGAGACGACCACAGCAAAGAAGATGTAGCTGAGA